In one window of Poriferisphaera corsica DNA:
- a CDS encoding PEP-CTERM sorting domain-containing protein, translated as MRLKKAMSVVICSATMGLFGVAEDAAAEQIYTADLALAGVFDGNTSDAYDYESITGMTLTLTIPDALTMTSNIELDGGSATYYSGVTISDVTIHTTSGDWMPSLVYAAEANLWDYVDGGIQSINHYSFGNVGDEITGITFGLERVLGILPGLPSFFNVGTGASGAGTFDPNTYLSSGLPTFTNISERHALYTNGGYTSSEIIGAGGSAYFDIVSFTGGPIPEPASLSLLGLGGLVVLGRRRG; from the coding sequence ATGCGGCTAAAAAAAGCGATGAGTGTTGTGATATGTAGTGCGACGATGGGTTTGTTTGGTGTTGCAGAAGATGCGGCAGCGGAGCAAATTTACACAGCAGATTTGGCTCTGGCTGGTGTGTTTGATGGGAACACGTCGGATGCTTACGACTATGAAAGTATTACGGGGATGACGCTGACGCTGACCATTCCGGATGCGCTAACGATGACAAGCAATATCGAGCTGGATGGCGGCTCGGCTACTTATTATTCGGGCGTTACGATTAGTGACGTGACGATTCACACGACGAGCGGGGATTGGATGCCGAGCCTTGTGTATGCGGCTGAAGCAAATCTTTGGGATTATGTTGATGGCGGCATACAGAGTATCAACCATTACAGTTTTGGTAATGTTGGCGACGAGATTACGGGTATTACATTTGGACTCGAGCGGGTATTGGGGATTTTGCCGGGATTACCATCGTTTTTTAATGTCGGCACTGGTGCGAGTGGGGCGGGTACATTTGATCCGAATACATATTTGAGCAGCGGTTTGCCAACGTTTACGAATATAAGCGAACGTCATGCACTTTATACGAATGGCGGCTACACGAGCAGTGAGATTATTGGTGCTGGTGGGTCAGCGTATTTCGATATTGTGAGTTTTACGGGCGGGCCAATTCCTGAACCAGCGAGTCTTTCACTATTGGGTTTGGGCGGCCTCGTGGTGCTTGGGCGCAGGCGTGGGTGA